The genomic interval GCGGTGGAACAACGCCTGCAAGACCTGGAAAACCAACGCCAACGGCTCCAGGAAAAAATTCAGCAGGGACAGGATCGCTTACAGGACTATCGTACCCAGCAGACTGCCCAACTCAGCCAACACTCAACTTTCAGCATTCAGGATGCAGTCTTGCAGCAGCAAATTGCTGAAACCCAGGCTGCTCTGGCAGAACTGGAACAGCGCTTAGGGACAGAAAAGCAGATTCGCGATCGTGCCGAACGCCAACTACGGGAGCGCCAGACCCAGCAACAACAGCTTGAATGGCAACGGCAGAAGCTCCAAGAAACCCAGCAAACGAGACGAGACGAATTGGCAGTTGCCCAGGAGCAGTTAGAACTCCAACGTCAGGAGCTTCCCGATCCTTTGCCAGAAATTCCGGCTGATGCGGAGACCCAGGATCTGGCAGTGTTGCAACACGAGTTGCGATCGCTGCAAAAACGCATTCAGGCGATGGAACCTGTCAACATGCTGGCATTAGAGGAATACGATCGCACCCAAAAACGCCTGGAAGAACTCACTGAAAAGCTCAAAACACTTGAGGAAGAACGCACGGAGCTTCTACTCCGGATCGAAAACTTCACAACCCTCAGACAACGGGCATTTAAAGAAGCCTTCGATGCTGTGAATCAAAATTTTCAGTCCATCTTCGCCACCCTTTCCGATGGCGACGGTCACCTTCAATTAGAAGATGCCCAGGACCCGTTTAATGGTGGATTAACCCTGGTTGCCCACCCCAAGGGGAAACCGGTTCAAAGATTAGCTTCCATGTCTGGGGGAGAAAAATCCCTTACCGCTCTCAGCTTTATTTTTGCCCTGCAACGCTACCGCCCCTCGCCGTTTTACGCCTTTGATGAGGTTGATATGTTTCTGGATGGGGCAAATGTGGAGCGATTAGCTAGAATGATCAAACAGCAAGCGCAGCAAGCTCAGTTTATTGTCGTCAGTCTTCGGCGACCGATGATTGAGTCTGCCGAACGTACCATTGGAGTTACACAGGCACGGGGAGCTTATACTCAAGTTTTGGGAATTAACTTGCTTACCCAAAGTGCTTCGGTATGATTTGATGATAATGAACGATTTCATTTTCATGATAAAAATCTAGGATTCGCGAATCAGGATTCAGCACATAATGGCATCTGAAGAAATCCGCCAACGCTCTGACATTCTTGGCACTCTAGTCGTTACCCGCGACACGGGTAAAAAGCTAGGAGTGGTTAGTCAACTTTGGGTTGATATCGACCAACGAGAAGTGGTTGCACTTAGTCTCCGCCCAAATCTGCTCTATGGAACTCCCCAACCCATGTTTTTGAGCAGCATTCGGCAAATTGGCGATGTCATTTTGGTTGATGACGAAAATGTGATTGAGGATATCGATGTCGAATCCTACAGCAACCTGATCAACTGCGAAGTGATTACCGAGACGGGGGAACTTCTGGGAAAAGTTCGCGGTTTCAAATTCGATGTTGATAGCGGTGGGCTGACTGCGTTGACGATCGCATCCATCGGATTGCCCCTGATCCCGGATCAGGTTGTGAGTACTTATGAGTTGCCGGTAGACGAAATTGTCAGCAGCGGCCCCGATCGTCTGATTGTGTTTGAAGGGGCTGAGGAACGACTGGTTCAACTTTCTGTTGGAGTTCTAGAGCGCCTGGGTATTGGTCGGGCACCCTGGGAGCGGGACGATGAAATTGATTATGTCACGCCCGTTCGTGCTGACAATCAACTTCCAACTGGGCTGCGCACCCCCATATCCACCCCAATCCGACAGAAGGAACCTGCGGTTCAGGAAACCTGGGATGACGACAATTGGGGAGAGCCAGAACCCAAACAACTTCGCCAGCAACAACGGCGAGCAGAACCCCTCTACTATGGGGATGAGGAAGAAGATAACTGGAGCGAGGCGAGTGGGCGAGATCAGTATGACGATCGCTACCCAGAGAAATACGAAAAATATCCTGAACCCAAGGCTTACCAGGAAGCCTACGAAGATCTGGAGGATGATGCCTGGGCAGACCAGGAACAGAAAACCTATAACCCTCCCCGGGTCAATATTCCTGAGAAGCAAAAAGCGCCTGAGTACGAAGAAGAAGGCTATTAAGGGCATTGAAGCAAGTTAGAAAATAGAAGCTAGGAGCCAGGACTCAGAAGCCAGCATAGCTGTCTCATTGGGCTTCTAGCTACTGTTTGTCGTGCCTGGATTTTGCCCGCCAATACGATCTCTGTGATGTATTACAGCTAGCGCCTAAGCGTCTTACAAACTAGTTTCTGGCTTCTGACTTCTAACCTCGTAAAGATGTAGGTTGTAATGTTAGCGGTTTTCCTATAGCGGGCAAACTACAATCATTGCAACTCTTTTTGTCCTTTGATCCCAATGATGCATCCACATACAGAGCTTCGATTCATTAACGAATCAATCGGTTATGGTGTGTTTGCGACCAGATTCATTCCTAAAGGGACAATTACCTGGATTTTGGATGAATTGGATCAGAAATTTGATGAGTTCTACTTTATTTCATTAGATCCGCTGTTGCGGGAACGCTTACTCAAATATTGCTACCGGGATGAACTGGGACAATATATTTTGTGCTGGGATATCGCTCGCTATGTGAACCACAGTTTTCACTCAAATTGCATGGCAACCCCCTATAAATTTGAACTGGCAGTTAGGGATATTTATCCTGGGGAAGAACTCACCGATGACTATGGTTACTTTAATTTAGACAAACCCTTTTATTGCTTTCCTGAGCCAGGAACTGATCGAACCCGAGTCATGCCTGATGATATCCTGCACTATTATCGGGAGTGGGATCAAAAAGCAGCGGATGCGATGCAATCGTTTAACTGGGTTCAACAACCGCTGAAACATTTGCTTGAGCGTAAATATATTGATAAGGTTCATGCGATCGCCCTAGGACAGGAGAAAATGGACTCAATCTTAGCTTGCTACTTTGACCGCACTGCCCAATTCAAGGCGGTTAGCTAACAATGCATGCCTGACCCAATACTGCCTTACCCCGTGACTTATACAGGAGAACGAATATGCAGTCCACCGCTTCGGACTCCGCGGTCATCCTATCCTAAGCGGGGAACTTCCCTCTTAAGATCGGTTGGTTCCCGGTTATTTCTTTCGGTGGTAGGCGGCTCCCTGGTCGGCTTGATCGGCACTTCCTTCCTATCCTACTGGGAACTTGCAAAACAATCGGAAGCAGAACTTCGATCGAATTTGCAAGTGAAGGCAGAGAACCTGGAAGGTGACCTTAACACGTTTGAATATTCCACAAAACTGGTTGCTGATGCGGTTAAAACGCTTTATGAATCAGGAGAACGACGGGAACAGGTTTATGTCAATCTCCTTGATCGCTCCCTCAGAACTTCACCCCTTGGAACAGGCTTAGGATTTGGGCAACCTCCGACCAATCGTTTGATTCTTCCTTCAAGGAAATTTGCCTATCCTTACGCTGCCCGCAATCCCAAGGACGGTGCGATTTCAGCCCAGGGGGGAGAAGCCCAGGCAAAAAACTTTACCGAAAGCTATTTCACCCAACCGATCGCTGCGGGTAGGCCAATTTGGCTCGAACCAGTTGCTTATCTAGAAGACACCCTGAAACCGCCCAAAGTTTTAGTTAGCACAGCCTATGCGCTCCCTTTTTACAGCCAAAAAAAGGAATTATTGGGGGTCTTAAGCCAGGATTTAGAACTGGGCTTTCTCAGCAAAAAACTATCTGTTCAGGTCATGCGGGATGCGGGATATTTTATCCTGGTTAGCTCTAAAGGGGGATTAATTGCCTACCCTCCTGACCCCTCAATTATCTATGCGGCTGATCCCCAAAAAACATCTGGACTGAAGCAATTTCCCCAACTCAACAACTACTCCGGGCTATGGCAGCGCATTCAAGATAATTTGAAGACAGGCACAGGGCAAGGGGTTACCCAATGGCAGGACGCTGGCGGTAAAAGAGAGTATTGGGCATATCAACTGATTCCCAATAATGATTGGGTGTTGATGGCAGTCGTTCCAGAATCCGTTGTTTTGGGTCCGGTTGTACGCTTTACAGCCATTGGCGCTTTAGGCTCGATTCTGGGCGTTTCGGTGGTACTGGGGGGGGTGGTGGCGGCGTTCGTGAAGCGGCTGAACCAGCGGTTGCAACCGATTATGGATGAATGTAATCGACTGGCGGAAACCAGCGCTAAGAGCGAAGAACTAATGAACCGGGAGGATGAATTGGGACGGCTAACAATTTCCTTCTACGCCCTACTGGGGCAAGTTACTGTGAATGAACGGCGGCTACGACAGGAAATGGCGAAATCGGCGCAGGCGTTCCAGGTACTTCAGCAAACCCAGGCCCAACTGATTCAGACGGAAAAAATGTCGGGTTTGGGCCAGCTTGTTGCGGGTGTTGCCCACGAAATCAATAATCCAATCAATTTCATCTACGGCAATTTGCCCCATGCTACAAATTACACCCAGGATTTGCTCAAGTTGATTCAGTTATACGACAGCAAATATGGCGATTCTGATCCAGAGATTCAGTCCTATCGGGAGGACATTGATCTAGATTTTCTGGTCAACGATCTCAAGAAAATGCTGGACTCCATGAGTATTGGAGCCGATCGAATTCGGGAAATTGTGTTGTCGTTGCGTAACTTCTCTCGCCTGGATGAAGCGGAGATGAAGCGGGTAAATATTCATGAAGGTATCGACAGCACATTGCTAATTCTGCAAAATCGCTTAAAGGAGAGCCCTGGGCATCCCGAAATTGAGGTGGTCAAGCAGTATGGCAAATTACCCCTGGTCGAGTGCTACGCGGGTCAGCTTAACCAGGTATTTATGAATATTTTGAGTAATGCGATCGACGCCTTGGATAAATTCAATCAGGAGCAATCAGTTGGAGACATTACGACCCCTCCAGCCAGGATTACGATTATTACCGAAATGGTGAATCAGCAAGAAGCAGAAGCGGAGGAGGCAAGCGGCGGGAGTCAGGAGTCAGAAGCGGAGAAGGTAGAGGGCAGAGGGCAGAGGGCAGAGGGAAATACTCAGTCTTCAGTGCTCAGTTCCCACTCTTCAGATTCAATTCAAAATTCAAAATTCAAAATTCAAAATTCTCCCTCCCCCCACCCCAATTCATCGCTATCCGCATTCACGATAATGGTCCAGGGATTCCTATCCAGCATCAGACTAAATTGTTTGACCCCTTCTTTACCACGAAGCCGATCGGCAAGGGAACAGGGCTGGGGTTGTCGATCAGCTATCAGATTGTGGTAGAAAAACATCAAGGTCTGCTGAAATGTATTTCCACGCTGGACCAGGGAACAGAGTTTCGGATTGAAATTCCGATTCGTCACAAAGAAACAGGCAGGGCAGGATCGGACTGAGCAATCTCGTAGGAATTGTGCTCCATTAAATGGGCGATCGCCCGATCAATTAGCTCCAACCCATGATGAACCGTTTCAATTACGCTCAGTTGGCCCCGTAGTTCCGCTGCACCGACAAAGCCTTTGGTATACCAGGTCATATGTTTGCGTGCCTGCTGAATGCCGCGATCGCCCTTATACTCCCACAGCATCCACAAATGCTCACGGGCGCACTGCAAACGCTCCACAGAGGTCGGCGGAGCTTTTTCCCTGCCCGTTTTGAGGAAGTGGTCTACTTCTCCTACGAGAAAGGGGTAGCCAAGGGTTCCCCGTGAACACATCACCCCATCTGCCCCTGTTTGCTCCAAACAATTGACGGCTGCCGCCACGGAGAAAATATCCCCATTGGCAATCACCGGAATGGCAAGAATTTTCTTCAAGCGGGTAATCCATTCCCAATTGGCAGGTCCGTTATACCCCTGAGCACGGGTGCGTCCATGCACGGTAATCATCTGTGCTCCAGCATCTTGCAGGCGTTGGGCAAACTCCAGAATGGTAATCTCCTGATCAGTCCAGCCAATCCGGGTTTTTACCGTAACTGGAACATCGACTGCCCGTACCACTGCCCGCACGATCGCCTCTGCTGTTCGAGGATCGCGTAATAGGGAAGAACCTCCTCCATTTTTGGTGATTTTGTTCACGGGGCAGCCCATGTTGATGTCCACGGTATTTGCCCCTTCGGCAACTGCCATCTGCGCTGCCTCCGCCAGGAAGTCGGGACGACAATCAAACAACTGGATGCTAATCGGTTGCTCGTTAGGATCTACCTCCATTATTTGAGGAAGCTGCTTCATATAACGCAACCCGGATGCATGCACCATCTCGGTATACATCATCGAGTCGGGTGCATGGCGGCGCACCAGACGCCGAAAGACCAGGTCGGTCACGCCCGATAGGGGCGATTGTAAGACCCGACTCTTAACCTCAAGCTGACCAATTTTCAATGGGCTGGACAGACGAGCTTGCAAATTATGAGAAAACGCCAGCATGGAGAAAATTACCGACCTCCCCAAATTTTTTCCAAAACCGTCTGGGGCGCAATGTCTGTCATTTGCCCAGTCAGGGACTTGATCCCGACAAAGCGATCGCTCTCAGGCAGCAACCGTTTCGGCTCGGTCGGACCAAACAACGCCAGGGTGTAGGTCTTCACAGCCACGGCTAAATGCATAGGCGCACTATCCGTAGATATCAGGAGATTGGCCCCAGCAATCATTGCAGCCAGTTTGCCCACATCCTCAGGGGAAGTTACTTTTAACCCCGAATTAGCTGCAAGTAACGTCTGGACAAACTCCCTGTCTTCCGGTCCCTGGATGACGACGATCGGCAACTCTGGCTGGCGCTGCTGAAAGTCCTGAACAATTCCAAGCCAACTTTCCACAGGATAAATCTTATCAATTCCCTTTTGTTTGGCTAATTGACTCGATCCTCCATGAATCAAAACATAACCACTGTTTTGAATTCCCAGTCGTTTACGTTCCGCATCTGCCCAATCAATATCTTTAACTGGCACACTGATCGCGATTTCAGGACAAGGGGTATTGATTCCCAAACCCTTCAGCAGATCGTGATACAAATTGGCCGCGTACTGATCCGGTTTCAGCGGCACGGGATTCGTCAAGAAAACTTCTCCAGGGCTACCCGCGTAGCCAACTCTAACCGGAATTCCTGTTAACCAAAGCAAAAGCCCAACCGTCCAACGTTGCCCCAGGGAAATGGCAACATCATATTCACGCTCACGCACCACACCCAACAGATTCCCCCAATCTGCCAGACTATTTCGGTCTTTGAAATCAAAGGGGATCGTGGTCTTTACAGACTTCGCTACTCGGTAAGCATCCTTCGCCCTAGGCTCAACAACGACATCGAGCTGAGCCTCAGGATAAATTTGCTTCAGGCTATCCAGAGTTGGGAAGAATAAGATTTGATCGCCAATCCCGCCAGGGACGAAGGCTACTATTCTCATAGTGGAAGGGAAATATTTCTTTACGCTAACTCGCTCCTTATTTTAGGGGAAGATACAGTAAAGTTTTGAGTTTTACACGTCACCATCGGATCACAATTTAAACTGAAGATTCCTGAATCTCACTCCAGAAAAACTGCTATGTACCGTAGTTTCTAGAGGATTGCCGTGTACCTTCTCATTCCAGCCGCCGGATCAGGTCGCCGTATGGGCAGCAGTCGTAATAAATTGTTACTTCCCTTGCTCGATCGTCCCCTCCTTTTCTGGACACTTTCCGCCGCAAAAGCTTCTGAGTCCATTCGCTGGGTTGGGTTAATTGGTCAACCAGAAGATTTTCAGGACTTTAAGGAAATCGTGGTTGCTCTCTCAATGACCAAATTTGTTCACTTTATCCCTGGAGGCTCGACCCGCCAGGAGTCCGTTTATAAAGGGTTGCAAGCGTTACCAGCTGTCGCCGAAAGAGTTTTGATCCATGATGGAGCAAGATGTTTGATTACACCTGCGCTATTTGACCACTGTGCCAGAGAAATTTCCCAGTGCCCTGGCTTAATCGCGGCTGTTCCCGTTAAAGATACGATCAAGGTTGTTGAATCCGCTACCCATCTAGTATCGGGAACCCTCGATCGCGGTCAACTATGGGCAGCCCAAACCCCTAAGGGGTTTGAGGTCGAACGGCTGACCCAGTGCCACATCGAAGGCAATCGTCAGGGATGGGAGGTGACTGATGATGCAGCTCTGTTTGAGCAATGCGGTTACCCGGTCAAAATCGTGTCAGGGGAAGAGACCAACCTGAAAGTAACAACGCCTGTCGATCTTGCGATCGCCGAATTTATTTTGCGGCAGCGAAATAGGCGCTGACTTTCGGTTAGAAACTATCGGCTTTTTCAACAGAATTTTTCGTTGTGTCCAGAAAAGCCCATCGAATCAGTAATCTTGTTGCCCAAAAAGTAATCAGAGAAATGAAAATGTTGATCATCAAATTTTCTACTCGAAGAGACTGGGCGCTCTGATTACACCAAAGCATTTCTAACAGGATTGCAGGTACCAAACTGCCTCCCATCATTAACAGGCAGTAGAATAATAAATTCCCTTTTACCAGGGTGCTAATCAGTGCTAAAAGAAAAGCCAATGGCACAAAGATCATCAGGGAATGAACAATCTCAACAATCTTTCCTTGGTGAATCTTGGGAGGAAGCAGGTAGCTCAGTAACGTAGCATCGGGAGATAGTTCTGATGTTTGCAAACGTTGGCTATTATCTACGTATACCCGCAGGATTGCGTTGGCATAAACAATTACAAAATGGTGGACAGCGGTATCCTTAAAGATGTTGCCAAAATACATTTCTGGATGCCTTCCATTGTCCCCAGAAAAAGAAGTACGAAGGCGAACGGTTAAATCCTGACCCTCTTGACCGATCGTCAAATTTCGATTAAGCGCATCCTGAGAAAGTGAAAAGATTCGAGCGGGTCCAGTTTGAGCTTGATCCGAACTTGCAGCGATTAAACTTAAAGTAAACTCAGAACTTTTTTGGATTTGTTGATTGATAAATTTTGCTGGATCTAGGGTTGTTAACCAATGCTGGGGTGATAAAGAAACCCCTGAGCGAACAGTTGAACCTTCAGAGCTTCCCCGCCACACAAGATTGGGAGAACGCCCCATTAAATCTGAATAGTTGCCTTTCCCTTCTAAAAGGTATTCAGCTAATAAAGAATCTCCTAGAACATCAGCAGCTTTTTTTGCTTTTAGAAGCTGTACTAGAGCTTTTCCAGTAATCGCTTTGTTGGCGATCGCAACTTCAGAAATGGTTCCTTTCCAGGGGCGATCGCCGGTTTGTTCATTGCCAAGTAATAACGGAAAGTTAACATCCCAACGATTGAGATTAACAAGATTTTGTGACCCCAGTATAATCAAGGAAACGAGTAGAAAATAGCCGATAAACCCTATTGCTAACGGTTTAATAGTCAATCGACTTAAGCTTTTCTGGCAAATCCAATAAACTTTCCTATCTATTCCTCCTACCCACCAATAGAAGCTAAGACAGCCAAATACTCCTCCCAAAGTGTTTGTTAAAACATCACTCAGACTAGAAGTTCTTGTAGGTAAAAAGGTTTGTAATAGCTCAATACTTAAGGAAAACCCAAAACTGAAAATTAAAACACTAACCAGTGTTATAGCCCCCGTCAGCCGTGTTTTTTTCCGGATATGCCAACCTAAACCAAATCCCCAGGGTATAAAAAGTAGCACATTGGCAATTTGGTCAACCAAATTACTGGGGCGCTGCAAACTACCTACCAATTGATGCCATAAAGAATCTTCTTGAACAGAAAAGTTAAAGGGGTACAAGGTAATAATTGCAATCCCTAGAAAGCTTCCAACAGCAATGACCAAACCTGGGTTCCCTGCTAACTTCCTCATGGTTCTGTCGAAATCCATATAATTTACCTGTTTCGATTCAAAAGATCGTTCTCATTCAATTGCTCATAGCGGTAGAAAAACTCTCGCTCCTGCAACAGACAATCCAAAAATCTTCCCTGTGAAACATCCCTAAGTGTTGACCAGGTTGGATCGGGTAAGAATTGTGTCATTTGAGTTTGATGCTTTTCTAAAGCGGCGCGTTTAAGATGCAGGACATTACCAATTGAAACTGAGGTACGAAAATCTTTGAGTAACCGCAACCCAAATCCCGCTGATATAGTATTTTTGATAGCAGATTTAATTTCCCATTTTTTCCCCCATAAACTTACCCACGGCCAATGGAACCAAAACCATACCGGATATTCATAAACGGTTACATCAAGTCCATGCATTCTGACCGCAGTTAACACGATCGAGTTGGTAATCGTATGATCTAAGTGCCCCTCCTTGTGATAGGGAATAAAGACCTGTTCAGGTTGATATGCAAGAAGAATCTGAGCAACTTTATCAATAGCAATCTCCTGGTGCTGGCTCAAACATCCATCCTCAAAATTCAGAAAGATAACGTCCTTTTTATCAATCCCGAGCACCTCGCAGGCAGATACTGCTTCCTGGGCACGAATTAATCTCAATTCGTTCTTAGAGATCAAATGGCTGTGCGATCGACAACCGTCTGTCATAAAGACAACCTTGACAGCGGCTCCTAGTTTCTTCTTAAGCAGAAGAGTTCCACCACAACCAAGGGTTTCATCATCCTCGTGGGGTGAAAAAATAATTGCAGATTTCTGTAAATCGATCGGGTCTAGCTCATGAGATAAGTGACCCATTAAATACCTATAAAAGGAACAAAGAAGAGTTCGAGGAGATTGCACTTTCATAGGGCTTACAAATATTTTTGTACTCAGCTTCAAGACTTTCAGCAACTTTTGACCAGGAAAACAAAGCAAGCGCTCTCTGCCGCCCGGCTTGTCCCATCGATTTTCTAAGATCTTCATTCGAAAGCAGTTCGCAAATTGCATGAGCCAATACAGAGGGATTATTTGGCTCCACTAAAACGCCTGTTTCACCCTGCTGAATGATGGAGGTCATACCTCCAACTCGTGCGGCAATCACCGGAATACCACAGGCCATACTCTCGACCAGACTCATCCCAAACGCTTCACTTAAAGAGGGATTAACCACGATCGTTGCATTTTTGTAGTAGATCGGCAATTCTTCATGGGAGACATAACCCGTAAACACAACGCGGTTGTTAATGTCTGCTGACATTCTGTGCTTCAGTTTTTCTAGATAGCTCCCCAAATAGAATTCAGATAACCCTAAGGATTCAGGCTCATTACTGGCACCGAAAACCCATTCCTTAGCCGCTACTACTTCCGAACCAATGATCCTAAGCCTGGTATGTGGCCAACTCTGAATCACTTGATGAAAAGCGTCTAACAGTACATGTATTCCTTTTTCGGGCGAAATTCTACCGACAAACAAAATTTCTCTGAAATGGGTTTCCTGGCTCAATTGAGATGGGTTATCCCTGACAGGATTAGTCTGCCTGACGAGTAGATCTATTTTGGATTCCTGAGAAAAATTTCCTATATCAACTCCGTTGTATATTGTCTTACAGCGGTCTTTGAAGAAAGGGAACCTGCTTTGAATTTTTTCAGTAATGTACTCACTACAGCCAATGATCAGGTCAGCCTGCTTAAGCCGCCTCTCTAGAAGCAAATAATTAAATTGGGATAGCCATTCGCAATGCATGTGTAAAACAATTTTTATTTTTGGATTAAAAGCTCGAATGATTGGAATAAATTGAGAGAAGTTATGAATATGTACCAGATCACAGTTTTGCTGGGCTAAATCCCTTGCGATTTGAAGGATATATGTTAAGTAGAAGTGTTTGGAAATAATAAATGGGCAGTCAGCATTAGCGAGATCTAAGCGCTGTGAAATTTGATTAAATTTGCTAACAATTTTGTTGAGTACCCATCGATCGATCTTCGTCAGGGAACCTCTATAGCAAATTCCTTCATGCATTTGGTTAGTTTTGTTGAACACAGATCTCTTCTCGCCATAAGTAACAATCTCATGGGAAATGGCAAGTTGGCGGGCAGTATTGTAAGTCCAGATCCCAACTGAATCCCCAGTTGGAGAGGGGACTGCATCAGTCCAGGGTTGATTAACAAAGGCAATTTTCACTAATTTTACTTCTTAAAAAATGGTTTTGATCTTAGAGAGTGCTTGAAAAGTCCTACTGTCGGTAGCAAAGATGCGATCCCCCTAAGTCCCCCTTATTAAGGGGGACTTTAAGCCTGTTTCCTCCCTTTTTAAGGGGGGTTAGGGGGGATCTGTGAGTGTTGCATCTTACAGTCCATACCTTTTCAAACATCCTCTTAGACGATATTTAAAAAGTAGAGCATGGATTGCAGCAAATAGGGAACTGGAAGTAAAGCATAGAAATTGTAAGGTAGGCTGCCATTGATAACCATCTGATAACCATCCATGTCATCTATTCATTCAATACGATGCCTGCTTGTCATATATCCTCCTTGGAAAACTTTATGAGTGATTGATAGGGTGAGGAGTTGTATGAAAAGGTACTGCTTCAGCTAATTCAATCAACCTTCAGCTATTCCGATTTATTCACGTCATGCTTTTACAATCAATCCAGCTTTGTCATGAGTCAATAAAAGGAAAAATTAAATAGCTTTTTCAGTACATTCTCGATTTGAGGGAGATTACTTAAGTGTTTTTTGATACTTGAACCAATTGGTTCTCCACCTGTTTGCTCTCTTACTTGCTACGTACTTGAAAGACTCGCTACTCTGGCAGGAATTTTTTGGCGCAAATATTAGGTTTATTGGATGCGAAAAAAGCAAATAGCTTGTAGAAATATTGAATCAACAAATTTTAGTTTTCGCTTATACAGTTCCTTTTTCTACATCTTTGGCTTTATGGATTATTTACAAGCCCTATGGTTGTATTAAGTGAAGGTGAACCCAGAAGAAATTTGTCTACATGATTCTACAGAAAACTCTATCCTCCTTATAGGGGACGGATTATGTGAGTTTTCTTTTGCTCCTCGCAAGACCATCTCTCCG from Kovacikia minuta CCNUW1 carries:
- the dusB gene encoding tRNA dihydrouridine synthase DusB, coding for MLAFSHNLQARLSSPLKIGQLEVKSRVLQSPLSGVTDLVFRRLVRRHAPDSMMYTEMVHASGLRYMKQLPQIMEVDPNEQPISIQLFDCRPDFLAEAAQMAVAEGANTVDINMGCPVNKITKNGGGSSLLRDPRTAEAIVRAVVRAVDVPVTVKTRIGWTDQEITILEFAQRLQDAGAQMITVHGRTRAQGYNGPANWEWITRLKKILAIPVIANGDIFSVAAAVNCLEQTGADGVMCSRGTLGYPFLVGEVDHFLKTGREKAPPTSVERLQCAREHLWMLWEYKGDRGIQQARKHMTWYTKGFVGAAELRGQLSVIETVHHGLELIDRAIAHLMEHNSYEIAQSDPALPVSL
- the ispD gene encoding 2-C-methyl-D-erythritol 4-phosphate cytidylyltransferase, with product MYLLIPAAGSGRRMGSSRNKLLLPLLDRPLLFWTLSAAKASESIRWVGLIGQPEDFQDFKEIVVALSMTKFVHFIPGGSTRQESVYKGLQALPAVAERVLIHDGARCLITPALFDHCAREISQCPGLIAAVPVKDTIKVVESATHLVSGTLDRGQLWAAQTPKGFEVERLTQCHIEGNRQGWEVTDDAALFEQCGYPVKIVSGEETNLKVTTPVDLAIAEFILRQRNRR
- a CDS encoding ATP-binding protein, which encodes MQHQTKLFDPFFTTKPIGKGTGLGLSISYQIVVEKHQGLLKCISTLDQGTEFRIEIPIRHKETGRAGSD
- a CDS encoding PRC-barrel domain-containing protein, which translates into the protein MASEEIRQRSDILGTLVVTRDTGKKLGVVSQLWVDIDQREVVALSLRPNLLYGTPQPMFLSSIRQIGDVILVDDENVIEDIDVESYSNLINCEVITETGELLGKVRGFKFDVDSGGLTALTIASIGLPLIPDQVVSTYELPVDEIVSSGPDRLIVFEGAEERLVQLSVGVLERLGIGRAPWERDDEIDYVTPVRADNQLPTGLRTPISTPIRQKEPAVQETWDDDNWGEPEPKQLRQQQRRAEPLYYGDEEEDNWSEASGRDQYDDRYPEKYEKYPEPKAYQEAYEDLEDDAWADQEQKTYNPPRVNIPEKQKAPEYEEEGY
- a CDS encoding glycosyltransferase family 9 protein gives rise to the protein MRIVAFVPGGIGDQILFFPTLDSLKQIYPEAQLDVVVEPRAKDAYRVAKSVKTTIPFDFKDRNSLADWGNLLGVVREREYDVAISLGQRWTVGLLLWLTGIPVRVGYAGSPGEVFLTNPVPLKPDQYAANLYHDLLKGLGINTPCPEIAISVPVKDIDWADAERKRLGIQNSGYVLIHGGSSQLAKQKGIDKIYPVESWLGIVQDFQQRQPELPIVVIQGPEDREFVQTLLAANSGLKVTSPEDVGKLAAMIAGANLLISTDSAPMHLAVAVKTYTLALFGPTEPKRLLPESDRFVGIKSLTGQMTDIAPQTVLEKIWGGR
- a CDS encoding SET domain-containing protein, whose product is MMHPHTELRFINESIGYGVFATRFIPKGTITWILDELDQKFDEFYFISLDPLLRERLLKYCYRDELGQYILCWDIARYVNHSFHSNCMATPYKFELAVRDIYPGEELTDDYGYFNLDKPFYCFPEPGTDRTRVMPDDILHYYREWDQKAADAMQSFNWVQQPLKHLLERKYIDKVHAIALGQEKMDSILACYFDRTAQFKAVS
- a CDS encoding histidine kinase dimerization/phospho-acceptor domain-containing protein, with the protein product MVGGSLVGLIGTSFLSYWELAKQSEAELRSNLQVKAENLEGDLNTFEYSTKLVADAVKTLYESGERREQVYVNLLDRSLRTSPLGTGLGFGQPPTNRLILPSRKFAYPYAARNPKDGAISAQGGEAQAKNFTESYFTQPIAAGRPIWLEPVAYLEDTLKPPKVLVSTAYALPFYSQKKELLGVLSQDLELGFLSKKLSVQVMRDAGYFILVSSKGGLIAYPPDPSIIYAADPQKTSGLKQFPQLNNYSGLWQRIQDNLKTGTGQGVTQWQDAGGKREYWAYQLIPNNDWVLMAVVPESVVLGPVVRFTAIGALGSILGVSVVLGGVVAAFVKRLNQRLQPIMDECNRLAETSAKSEELMNREDELGRLTISFYALLGQVTVNERRLRQEMAKSAQAFQVLQQTQAQLIQTEKMSGLGQLVAGVAHEINNPINFIYGNLPHATNYTQDLLKLIQLYDSKYGDSDPEIQSYREDIDLDFLVNDLKKMLDSMSIGADRIREIVLSLRNFSRLDEAEMKRVNIHEGIDSTLLILQNRLKESPGHPEIEVVKQYGKLPLVECYAGQLNQVFMNILSNAIDALDKFNQEQSVGDITTPPARITIITEMVNQQEAEAEEASGGSQESEAEKVEGRGQRAEGNTQSSVLSSHSSDSIQNSKFKIQNSPSPHPNSSLSAFTIMVQGFLSSIRLNCLTPSLPRSRSAREQGWGCRSAIRLW